Proteins found in one Paenibacillus dendritiformis genomic segment:
- the fabG gene encoding 3-oxoacyl-ACP reductase FabG, with amino-acid sequence MLTPLKGKTVVVTGASKGIGKGIARTFASQGAKVAVVARSLTKAEETAAEIRENGGVAHAFLGDVADLESMKCVAGETAGIFGGIDVLCANAGIFPNAPIEEMTGEHWDQVMNTNARGTLFSLQACLPFLKKAEYGRIIVTSSITGPATGYAGWSHYGASKAAQLGFMRSAALELARYRITMNAVMPGNIMTEGLEGLGDHYLQAMTASIPLKRLGSVEDIAYAALFLASKEAGYITGQTIIVDGGQIIPESLEAMGQT; translated from the coding sequence ATGCTGACGCCACTGAAGGGTAAAACGGTCGTCGTAACCGGAGCCAGCAAAGGAATCGGCAAAGGAATTGCGAGAACCTTCGCCTCGCAGGGGGCCAAAGTCGCGGTCGTCGCACGCAGCCTGACGAAAGCGGAAGAAACCGCGGCGGAAATCCGGGAGAACGGAGGCGTTGCTCATGCCTTCCTAGGCGATGTCGCCGATTTAGAGTCGATGAAGTGCGTTGCAGGCGAGACGGCAGGTATTTTCGGGGGGATCGACGTGCTGTGCGCCAATGCCGGTATATTTCCGAATGCGCCGATTGAGGAGATGACCGGCGAGCATTGGGATCAGGTGATGAACACGAATGCACGCGGGACGCTGTTTTCCCTTCAAGCCTGCCTGCCCTTTCTGAAGAAAGCGGAATACGGCCGGATCATCGTTACCTCTTCGATTACGGGGCCGGCCACCGGCTATGCCGGCTGGTCGCACTACGGCGCAAGCAAAGCCGCTCAGCTTGGATTCATGCGCAGTGCGGCGCTCGAGCTCGCGCGTTACCGCATTACCATGAATGCCGTCATGCCCGGCAACATCATGACGGAAGGCTTGGAAGGCCTTGGTGACCATTATCTGCAGGCGATGACGGCGTCCATCCCGCTCAAGCGGCTCGGAAGCGTCGAAGATATCGCTTACGCCGCTCTCTTTTTGGCTTCGAAGGAAGCAGGTTATATTACGGGGCAAACCATCATCGTGGATGGCGGTCAGATTATTCCGGAAAGTCTGGAAGCGATGGGGCAAACCTGA
- a CDS encoding O-methyltransferase translates to MKQINSYIDSVFYKQDALLEEVILSIKEKGMPSISVSASSGKLLTMLVSISGAKNVLEIGALGGYSGICLARGFGKEGKLTSLELEERYAKLAYSNLSKAGFGDQVSYIIGEAMQSLDKLAGDNKRFDFFFIDADKENYENYLRYCIRLAEAGALIVTDNVLAGGSVADQEVQPKRYTELMKKFNETVANHPQLESLLIPIGDGMTVSKVKK, encoded by the coding sequence ATGAAGCAAATAAATAGTTATATCGATTCCGTGTTTTATAAACAAGATGCTCTTTTGGAAGAAGTCATTTTGTCCATCAAAGAAAAGGGGATGCCTTCCATCTCGGTATCTGCTTCCTCTGGAAAACTTCTAACGATGCTTGTATCCATTTCCGGAGCCAAAAACGTTCTGGAAATAGGGGCCTTGGGAGGCTATAGCGGGATTTGTCTTGCCAGAGGATTCGGTAAAGAAGGAAAATTAACTTCCCTTGAGTTAGAGGAGAGATACGCAAAGCTGGCATATAGCAATCTATCTAAAGCTGGGTTTGGCGATCAAGTATCCTATATTATCGGGGAAGCCATGCAGAGCCTTGACAAATTAGCCGGGGACAATAAGCGATTTGATTTTTTCTTCATTGATGCCGACAAAGAAAATTATGAAAACTACCTGAGGTATTGCATTAGACTGGCGGAAGCGGGTGCTTTAATCGTTACAGATAACGTACTTGCAGGCGGCAGTGTAGCAGACCAGGAAGTTCAACCTAAACGTTACACTGAATTAATGAAGAAATTTAATGAAACTGTGGCCAATCATCCTCAATTAGAATCCCTGCTTATTCCAATCGGTGATGGGATGACCGTTTCAAAAGTAAAGAAATAA